Below is a window of Pocillopora verrucosa isolate sample1 chromosome 6, ASM3666991v2, whole genome shotgun sequence DNA.
ATTGTCCAATAGTATCAACAATACTGCTGTGAAACCAACTTTGAGCCTATGAGTAAGAGAACTCTACAGAGAGTTTGGGCTGTGTGTTCTTCATCTGTTCGCAAGTCTCTGCAAGGACTTGATAACTTTTCAGCATTAGGAATGGAAGCAGTTGATGCTATAGAAAAACTCGTAGACAAGCTTGTTGACTGTGGCAAGACTCAGCAATGAGCGAGGGAAATTAAGCAGCAACTTCGTTTTTCGAAGCAGTACCTAAAGGGCGACTTCAAGGTGGgtgcatattttataattatgcgtTGCCTTTGCAAATGTAGTAAACTTCTTACTATGATTCACGGCtacctctttctttctctccaagtCTTCTTTATGCTTAATTGATGAAACAACAGTTTGCAATTCACTGTAATACGCTTACACACATGTATACAACGCTGAGAATCGATTAAGTAATCTTTTTGAAATGTCGATCATATGCGCATGCAATGCTTTGTAAATATACATTGAATCACGCGcttgtcattttactttttattttaggtacatGCAGTGGAGGCCACAAAGGTTCCCGATCATTGTCGAATTTATGCACTAAGTGACCAGAGCAATGCTGAATTTCGGGGCTCCTGCGACCATCTCCACAATGAGTCATATGAGCAGTGTTATGAGTTACAGGAAGTACCATAGAAGACGAGTGTTCAAGTGCGCTCTCGTCAGCAGAAGATCAAGCTGACATGCAACTTACCATCAAACAGGCAAGGGATGACATCATTTGCTGGAAAGCCCATCAGCTACGTTCAGTCCACCAAGCTGAGGCGAAGCATCCAGTTTTAGCCAAACTCGACAGCCGATCGGTGTTGTTAGTCCAGGACTGGGCAATGAAATATATGCCCCGAAAATATTGAGAGGCGCAGTCAGATTGGTTTGCGAAGCGAGGATTGCCATGGCACATTAGTGTTGCCGTAAGACGGTCAGAGGGTTCTGAGCACTTTGAATCGCAGACACCTGTTCACGTATTTCAAAGCTGCGCCCAAGACAGTGTGACTGTGGCTTCGATTATGCTTGACTGCCTCACtaccctgaaaaaggaaattccagagCTGGAAATGGCTTATTACAAACAAGATAACGCTGGCTGTTATCACAGTGGAAATTCAATCATCTCAGCTAAGCTGGCCAGTGATGCCATGGGAGTGGCTTTTGTAAGAAACGACTTTTCGGACCCTCAAGGTGGAAAGGGGGTATGTGATCGCAAAGCGGCAACAATCAAGGGAAGGTACGTTGGAAGGTACGTAAACGAAGGCAATGATGTCATCAACGCtctacagttcaaaacagccattgaaTCTGGTCAAGAAACCACAGGAGAGAAAGCAAGTTATGTTGCTGCCAAATTGTCAAGCACCTTTAATATCAAATGGGATGGCATAAGCTTACTCAACAATTTTGAGTACGATGAAAGTGACACACGAGTGTGGAGAGCATTCAATGTAGGTTCCGGTAAAGTAGTGCCATGGGCCAAGTTCGAAGGAGTCATGAAGTAGcccgaaaaattggaaatcctaGACTCGCCATCGCAGAGTCAAGTGGCACACCGACGTTCAAGATTGTGAGACACCGAAATATTAAGGAAAGCTCTGTCAAAGCAAATTTCTTAACTGAGAGCGAAAACCAAGATCGAAGCTGTATTGGGGAATATAAGCCAGATGACATGCTTTTCCCGTGTCCAGAAGAAGGATGTGTAAAAGCCTACAGTCGCTTTGCAAACCTCCAGACACACCTagatactggaaaacaccaaatGATGCTCGAACAGGAAACTCTCTACgataaagctaaaagagaatattcttccaAGCTGATGGAGGGACGCAGTCGAATACCAAGCGTTCAAGTTGCCGCACAATCAAAGAGAGACGGCTTGCCGCCTCTTCCAATGGGTTGGGTCCTGAAgacaattaagaaaaaggtgcgTTTTACAAGGAAACAGACCGAATTCTTAACTGACTAATTTCAAAAAGGGGAGTATAGTGGACGGAAAAGCGATCCACAGGAAGTTTCGAAAACCACGAGCCTAGCAAGAGACCAAGCGGGGGGACGTCAATTTCAACCTCATGAAGTCCTTACGTCGCAGCAGATTAGTGGCTTCTTCAGCCGTCTTTCAGTAAAGAAGCGATTAGAAGTTACAGCCGCCGGTAACCGAGCAAAAGCTAGTGAAATCTCAGAAGTGGACATGGAGAGCGTCGACAAGGACGAAATTTCCGCCAAAGCTGAGAGCCATCTATCTGCAGTGTGTGCAAATGTGATGAGAGATGTGGCTATTCAACATTCGATTGTATCTTTCGATCTAAACATCTGTTAACTTGTACAAAAACGTACACTCACAACTTTAAGAGTGGATAggctaagagacatgtgcatAGACCTTGGGCTGGATATTTCTGACATTTCAcctcagaagaggaaaaagccaTTCATCGCACGACTCACACAATTAGTCCAGGAGTGTACCTGCTCTTCCAAGTAACTGAGCACTGAACGTTTTACGAATAACTGATCTGCTGATTATAAAAGCGGTGCGTGTATTATTTACATGGAGGCGTTGCGTGACAGCAGAGTCCTACATATCGGATTTTAGTCACTTGAGCTCACCATTGCTTGTGAAACCTCATCTTTGTGTTGGACAATTTTTAGTAAATTCGAAACTGGCGAGTGCAGGAGGTGCAGAAGGGATGCAAATGCTCGAATCCATGTTCACCGGATGAGAAGTAAACGGAAACTAACGGCTTTGTGccaaatttaaccttttgagTGCAATTGAACTGTTTAACCTGTTGTGTGTAGAATTATGCAGAATTAAAAGGGTAGCAAAagtcgaaaattgtttctcctgTCTCCGTATATAAAAATCAAGTGTAGTTATAgacattttaatatgtttctagTCATTTTAACGGCCAGTGAAGATATAACTgaccaaaacagttatttgtgtCCGACgcgtttaattttgttattatgcATCTCATTATGGGGTCATGGTAATTTAACTGAAATTTGGCTGGTGGTCATCTTTTGATAGTCAAAGgtcccaaagaaataaaacccaCATCGTAAAGAACTATCTTTCAAGGCTTCTTGGTAGtgttattgtaaactttgagaCACTACCACTTGTATTTTTGCCAAGCTATTCTAGGCCACCTTTGCCTTAATTTCGAAAGGTCGAAGATGTCGTCTCTTAATAGGGACGTAGCTCCTCCAAGAATAACATTAGACAAAAACTATCACTTTGTCTCGATAATACAAGTCCAACTCAATATTTCTATGACTAGAAAAGTCCTTccgttacatttttgttagcatGACAAGTGCCCGAAAAGTGCATAATTTCAGGATCGCGCTTGGTGAAATTTGAGCTATTTACCCCcggaaatgttaaaacaaattattcccgTTAAAGTgcatatttaaaaaatctaaCCCCATTTCCGTTTGTTTACTAGATAAGGCTACCCACaggcaaaaaatgaaccaaatcgATTTTTGACCGTGTCCGCGACTTTTTCGATAATCTGtgatttttattgacatttactcttaaaaacttcaggcaaaagtgttaaatttgaCCAGCCCAACtgtttcagtttgtaaactatcgcagaatgtgaactttgatggtttttgaacgTTGGtagtttgacacttttgacagctttagtcttgtatagccaatcagattatttgaaccattctaacagagATTTTGATCGGCTTATTGTAGCGtactttatgagagtatagagcacgCTGACGGAAcgaaagtttgttttgaaaattgaaagtaatgcgtagggaatttaacggattctttattataaaacaaatagagaagccttgactgtgctctgttctgttgtaaagcacttaggaggCGCTTAGcgcactcaagaagtggggagaaacacccGTCTAGGTACGTTTCTCCccacacttctttcgtgcttcAGCCGCCTCCTGCGTGCTTAACAACAGGACAGAGCACAGTCAAAGCTTCCCTATTCGTTAAtcattcaggttttttttttatgtaaccCCTAACCTGCGGTTCTCAGACCTAAATCTCTAAGACCTGAAAGACCCTAAAATACTCTTACTCTTGCAtatctaaaaaaagaaatgaagaataaaCCAATACAAAGTAACAAATTGGAGGGGCAGGGTTTAAGAATTAGAAGATCTGTATTTTTTATGAATTCGACGATTTGTATTTTTCTTCGTAGACCATGTCGAAATTTAACGTGTCTGCTCTAAAAATAAATCGATTCGGTGACGATTTGTGATCAGAGAATTTGAACGTAACAGGCCAATAGATAAATACATCCATCTGCGAAAAATACGAAGACGAAGCAAAACGAAAAGGTACTTAGCCAAAAGGGGTTCATTGTTCTTAGGTCTTCGCTTTCGGGTCATACATCCTCGGCCACTTATCTACGTCCACCGATTGACTTATGTGAACATACGAAGTATGGCTACACAGTCTAATTTCATGAAAGTTATGCATCGAACCTTTAATAAGCTTCCTATCAAATATGAACAAACGGGGTTGTAATTTAGatatttaaccatttaaatGATTAAATATTTACTTTGGACTTAAAGCTTCTGAGGCAAAGCCAGGTTTCAAGTGCACCACTAACCTTTGCATGTGAAAGAGTCTGAAGATCCATTCGTTAACTCATAACCATTACTGCAAAGGCAGGCTGAGTTATCTGTTATGTTCCACTCCCCATTACTAAGGCACACGCCAAATaacgttttgttgtttttcttaatcGCGTTAGGATCTGTACATTCTCCTTCTTGTTTGTTTAGATTGATATCATTTGCTGGGGCAAGTGTTCTTGGAAATCTAACCAACTTGGAAGGGACCGTTTCAGAGCAGAAACGATATCTTAAAACAAACCTTCTTATTGTCAAGCAGGTTCCTTGGTCTAATAATGCTAAATAAATTCCCTTCGCTTTTGTTATTATTGACCCATCAAATGTGTCTGTTGTGCGCTCCCCAGGCATAGGAAGAATTTTTGGAGCTATCACAGTTTCTTTGaggaaatttagtttttttgggTCTGGATTATATTTGAAATCAGTATGATAAGAATACAGGGAGAAGTTTGTTCTGCAGAATGGCCCCACGTCAGCTAAGGGGCAGTTGAGGAAGGTATAGGTCACTTCAATATCGAGTCGTGTAGCATCCTTGATGTTAATAAAGTCTGTTATTAACCAGTTCTCTGGTACCTCATATTTGTTAGAAGCATCACAGACTGAGTAATATGGCGATACATTTGAAGGATGTGTCCACtgcaagagaataaaaaaaattttttgatcaaTCATGAAGTAGTAAAATGTTTACTCCAAAAGAGATGGTCTATGCAAAACATGCATGTACTGAAGGTACGCTTTACTAGGAATATTTGCACGTATACTAGGCAACTATGGAGCATTATGAGATGGGCTAATACTTTAACTGTGTTCAACATCAGTAATTCTAGAATAACAAAATCTAATTATCTAATAATATACTTTCACTGTTTTCAACGCAAATCAAGAATTCTACAATAATCCAATCTACTTCAAATGCAGCGAATGTGCTTGTTCATGCAATATTTACCACATAAGATATGCCTTATCTTAACAAGAATACAGTACATGCCTGGACCAAATCGTGGGAAATTATCCTTGGTTTGAGTCACGAAGAGACTTGAGATGCAAAAGTTTTAGATCACTTACTGTTCATGAACTGTGTATGCGCTAGTCTCTCTGGGCTTATGTTTTCTCCCTAAAGATCTTCCTACCCACATTAACTTGGATTTCAAACGCCCATGGCTTGCTTcctttgccagttttttttaactactaCCTTGATTTCCTTGATAAGTGGGAATTACTGTTACAAAACATGTATACATGTGCCTAATAGTGATAAAGTTAATGTTTAATAGTACACGGAAGAGAGGTTTTTATGACATGGGTTACTAAAATCAAGTAACTCACCCCTCTTCCCTCTGTACTTTCGTGTACGATATACCAGTACCAAGGAACTGGTTCAGCTGGTCTCTCAATAAGAGTTTCTGCAGAGGAATGTTATAAACTATTTTACAATAAAGTTCTGATATAATGTGCGATGTCATTGCTTGAAATAGCGTGCTttatcagagtaaaaaaaaaaacggagcTGAGCTAATGCtttcacgccatctgccaatctCTAAAATATCCATTCATCGGCCAGGACTCCTCTCTAGCTtcttttcgttaattgaaagtaaaaatttcgGAATAAGCGAGCcagcaagtagcaacagaaaaaccaaacaaagatttgaaaacGTGCCAAACCCCGTAATTTATGTTCTTATAACGTGAACAAAGACGAAAATCCTGAAAGAGAAATGGATAGTCCGTGGAAAGTCTGTGGAAAGATGAAAACGTctgtatttttcaaatgaaaaagggaaagcCCTCTTACATTTTCTCATCAGcaaattgctatttttaaaGCACTCTCGTGAGGTTACAATTAATGCGAGACCCCGGTAGAGGACAATTATGAAACGTGAATATCAaaggagaatttaaaacaaaaaaacaggcTAACACGAgttgaaagttatttttctttttaacttccTACGCTTATCAAAGGAAGAGGAAACGGTAGAGAAAAAACAATGGAGCAAGCAGTCaaacctggcaacttcaagagaagatataagagagaCCCATTCGATTTtggcgtattgttttactgaaTTACTGTTCTTATCGACCTGTGTTGTCTCACCTCAATGTCGTTTACCCCGTGTTTTCCAAGTTTGGCTCATTCTCCCAAACCGAAAATGTTAGTGacgctcaatagaatataattcCAACTGATACTGGCTTAGTGTATCTTCGAAAATCCGTTCAAAACGTCAGGAACACCGACGACAGTCCTCAGCTGCTTGAGAATACAGCTGATTAGCGTGTGTTTATCAGACCTTGTCAACATCCTCCCCTCCcctgactagcatgcgtgtaCCAGACCTTgtcaaccccctcccccccccttacTACTCCCCCGGACTGGTCCGTTAAATGAACACTACGACAGCGAGTGAGGTGAGGGGCTGgtaaataaactaacaagagccCCGCTTTCACGCTTGGCTAAATGTATATATTACGTGACCGGAACTGTATTTCTTTTTGACATACATCACTTGGCGGATATCCAGTTGAAGTTGTTTTGAAGCTCAACACATAACAGCCTAAAAATATGTGGTCTGTATCCAGACATATGAATCATGAGAAGTAGAGATAGGTCATTCACGTTGATCCTTCAATCTCATTAAACTCCAAATTCGCATGATATTTAAATTCCCCGAATCTATGCTGAGAAAGGTTGAAGTATCAGCCGAATGCCCCTCTTAAAGATCGAGTTTTTCGTCAAAGCCCATTCTCTAGAGTGCACATGTTAAACTCTCAGCCTCGAGCGAGGTATCAACAGTTATAGCATCGGTTTATGGGAGGCTCTCTACCCTCGCCCTCGAGTCATAAACGGAGAGAAGAAATGTAATCGCCTTCAATAGCATTCTACTTCTTTCATTTAACACGGGTAGCCTAGTTAACGCTCAAAAAGTGTGGCACGGAGAAGTTCGCACTAATGTTAAGTAAGAATTAATTGTCGTAACACCCCGCGGGAGCACAATTGCGCAAAAATATATAATCATgtttttatgaattttgtttggCTCCGCAGTTTGAATCGCTTTCGCACCAGAGTCGTGTAGCGCGGCAGAACTTGTCGAACTTAACTGCTTGCTGAACGTAATTAAAAGGTTAACTCTGGGACTGAAACATCTCTCTGTCGTCCAATGCGAACTCTTACCTGCTTCTCCTGAAACTCCGCGCAAAATAACAATTAGCCAAAGAACTAAAGTAGCACGAGATAACTTCATTATTAAGGATTAAGGAGAAAagcataaatttcattttcgatcaatagcagattttttttttttttttggggggggggggagatggaTGGGTCTGAAACTGAAGCCACAGAACTGGGTGGAGCCAGGCGATGTGTACACGCTGGTTActttgcatcatggtcgtaaaagaaaagtaaaatatttgcaTCCTGTGGCagtcgagtgaacatcttttGAGGCAGCTAGAATAGCGCGAACACGTGGAATGTAATGAAAATTGACTGTTTGTTGCCGATctttcgaaagttaaaaagtgttgacGGGGCTACGCGACTCCAGACGTTCCTTCTTAGGAGAAACCTGACGAGATTCAGATAGAATCCAAATTGTAGTCTTGCTGAGACACCAGCTGTAAAAATATCAAAGTCAGAAATTACGTTCCTAGACGAAAGAAATTCAACTGGGAATCGACCCTTAACGTGCAAGCGCACCACAAAGAGAGAAAGACCTTCTAATACACGAATTTTTATTCGTTTCATCCATTAGGCGCAAATAAAGAATTCGTAAAAGGAGAAGCGCTGCACCTCTTAAAAACGAATTCGTCACGCTCCACCTTTAATAAAAAGTGTATAGAGTTTCAAAGTACGCTTTAAGAATGGAGGATACCCAAATGACGGTTTTGAGGAGTGTAACTCAGAAGCCATTTCTGCCGAAGAGACAGGTTAATAGCACAAAGAAATGTTCCTTTTCTCTTGcacaatctcatccggctttCCCTTCATAAGGAACATACAGATGAGGGGATATCACCTTAAAACATACTGCACAAAAGAGAATTATTCGAAAGTTCGGACATGACGTGCGCTGTCATTGATTGAAAGCGCGTGGTCTATCATAAGGTAAaacatagagctgagctaaagctgtcatgcCACCTGTCAAATTGTTCTACGTCTGACCATTTCCCGGACTTCTCTCaagctttgtttttttcgttaaaCGTTTAAAGTGGAATTTCGGAACGAGCGAGCCGGCAAGTAACAACAAAAGAACCAAGCAAAGGTTTGTAAACTTGCTAAGCGCCGTAACTTGCGTAAACGTTACCAGAGatgaaaatcctcaaagaggaAACGAAATGGGCAGTCCGAGTTTTGGAGGTTCTCAAGCTCGGTTAGATTGGTCACCAGTTTCATTGCAAGCTCACGTACggcaataaaaatcaaatacagctaACAATCCGatagtatatatagtttcgtgttcaaaaataCAGAACAAACAGgagtgatgaaaaatatagccaaactggcataacttttaaaattcatactaatcataaCGGCGTCAGAGCGACTCAGTGATCATGCTGcagtccatcgcggctagctcagCTCATTATGGCaatctccggtcatcgcagtgaagcaaaCGTCGGAGATTAAATCGGCCGCCATTCAAGTGAACAACTAACCGCTTGTCATATTATCCTTTCCTTTGGGTCATCCCGAGCAACCTTTATGTTCTAGTGAGTTCGGCTGGCCTTCGTTCATAAAGTACAAGCCTTGAACAGCTGTTTTCTAactgtcatgtgaaaaaactcgcgtgtttttatgagcatCAGTTCGGCTGGATTTCACTGAacttttcactttcagattctgtattagagacttaaaaaacTCCAGGCAAAAGTGTAAATTTTGACCTGCCGAACTGTTTTCTTCCGTTAGAAGGTGTCACAAATGGAATTTTGCCTATTCAGTCGAAAAACCACGTTTTCCATCGGAATCTATGGGTGTGTATTGGACATGTATGGAAGCACGGATGATGTCGCCTTGCGGAATATAGAGTATTCATAGATCAAGTGACTCCTTTCATTGGTCTACTTTAACCGTCCTTAATTCAGTGTTTAAGATAATATATTTATCATTCGATACTTGTGATCCGTCATTTTACAAGGAAAGAAGACATACAATATAACTGAGGTAGTAGGAAATGTCCTTATAAGACTTAAAAATTGTAACCCtatgtaacgcaatacacttCACACAATGATAGGCCTTTAAGGTCTATTAGCGGCCATTGCCGTTTTCAAACACAAGCAATGATAAATACATAAAGACACGAATTTCGTTGAAGAGCGTTTGAGAGCCTTTGATCAGAGCTGATGAGGTAGGATCAAAATGGCCATCCAAACCTTTGAAAGGCTTCAAACTATGACGTACACCAAATTAGACCTTATTGAAAAACCGGTCTCAAATTTCATACTACCCTGAAAGTTTCTGATAAACTCCCCAATAATTGATGTTTACTTGCTAGAAGAGAGAATGTGACGTATTCCTGATAGTCTAAGATTTCGCCTAAGCGAAAATGAGCGCTATCTTATAATTGGCGTTCCTCATCGGTTCATCTTGATGTTCATGGAAACTATACTGTGATGTAGTTGCATTTTTCTATGCGCAATTTTACGTGGGCAGTGACGATCAGTGTTATCTTGGCCAGTTCTTCTCGCCACGAACCAGAATACTTATTCATCCTTGACTTGGTCAATGTGGAAATGGGATTCTCAAACAGAGGTTGCCGCTCAAGACTTCAATGCCCCATTATGGTCACAAATGAAaactatttattaatttttacgaCGTTGTACAACTCACAAACTTTATTCCGTGCTTTCCGACGGTTACACACACACAGAAaaatgggatcaatatcagtatctgggcaactgcccaccaacccctcccctaacccaacattaaccctaacttgttatcaatagactgttgttgggttaggggaggggcagttgcttagatactgatattgatcccgaAAATGTATCAAACTAACACGAAAATTTGAGCGAAAGCAACCgtttaaataacaaaagaaaaatacttttgttcAATCATTAGCTTAATAAACAATTCCTGTAATTAAGagtgcaattaaaaaaacaaccgtcaaataaatttgtcataacAACACTTATTATTGTTATAAGTTTTCCAAGGACTGATGTTCATTTGCAAGAAGAGCAAAGCAAAAGGAATTGCCGTTTCCTTGGGGCTTAGTCGGGCTTCTCAGCCTTCGCACTGAATTACATAAGTAACAAAAAATTTCTGATCGATAGAGTGGGTTCCTCAATAGTTAATCTTTTACGTTCACAATACTAAGTgtcttttcatattttgtcatttattttagCCTCCGAAAAAGAGAcaattgaaacaattttcctttttttaacactttacacGAAAATAGATGTTTACcctcaaaaattaattttaatttttatcaccGATAAAAAGTTACTTTGATATGCTTTTCCAAAAAATCATTTGTCTTTTCAacataaagttttaaaaaagctatACAGCTGTTCCTCGCTTCACTGTTCAATAGCTTGTTTTGTATTAACATAGAATGAAAGTTTAACTTCAAATACACAGGGAAAATTGCATATCATAGCGCTGCAAGATTTATCACTCCATCCTTTGCTCCATGAGAATGCAATCGCTTACACAGCAAGATCGTCAACATTAACGTAGAGTCGATCGTCGTAATTGTTTAAGTTTATCAGCCCCTGCGAAAAAAGGGGTAAAAATCAGAAAATCTTAATCGCTCGCGATAAAGGCCCCatttaaaatgactttttatcGTTCGTGAAGAGCATGTTGGTGATGATATTA
It encodes the following:
- the LOC136281584 gene encoding ephrin type-B receptor 1-like, with protein sequence MKLSRATLVLWLIVILRGVSGEAETLIERPAEPVPWYWYIVHESTEGRGWTHPSNVSPYYSVCDASNKYEVPENWLITDFINIKDATRLDIEVTYTFLNCPLADVGPFCRTNFSLYSYHTDFKYNPDPKKLNFLKETVIAPKILPMPGERTTDTFDGSIITKAKGIYLALLDQGTCLTIRRFVLRYRFCSETVPSKLVRFPRTLAPANDINLNKQEGECTDPNAIKKNNKTLFGVCLSNGEWNITDNSACLCSNGYELTNGSSDSFTCKVVPVINITMVFTNEGCTNGKFNQSSLVTRLKKVMEEAFPGRFAGLRSVQLKSGIRCGRTTVNLALKFNSKTKEQDVIAVLRNAAKDGKLGGFNVSATKRTRSQADFDTGTTEAGTVTLTADSALGITVGVVVGSTAALAVAAGIFVFFVRKLRKRNSKNSNGKSSILKCLLWNTRKIAWYQATKKFVLFVASFKNKASLEISKQF